The following are encoded in a window of Verrucomicrobiota bacterium genomic DNA:
- a CDS encoding helix-turn-helix domain-containing protein translates to MNGHGKLIETLSESSIYKDYERSFTETTGMPVALRPVETWRLPLHGKRKENPFCSLVAERSRSCAECLQMQERLARGASTGACSMNCAYGLTELAVPVKLGAETIGFLQTGKVLKQKPTDAAFDRAMSNAEGLGIELEKSRARQAYFKSPIVNPKKLESIAGLLSIFADHLSMKSNQIAVQQANAEPPVITKAKRYIEEHHAEDLSLGQVAAAVHTSLFYFCKLFRKATGVNFTEFVSRVRIEKAKNLLLNPNLRVSKIAYEVGFQSLTHFNRVFKKLTGESPTEYRNRLPKAA, encoded by the coding sequence ATGAATGGTCATGGCAAACTCATCGAGACCCTTTCCGAATCCTCCATTTACAAGGATTACGAACGGTCGTTCACGGAAACCACCGGCATGCCCGTCGCGTTGCGTCCCGTGGAAACGTGGCGGCTGCCATTGCATGGCAAACGAAAGGAGAATCCATTCTGTTCTCTGGTGGCCGAACGCAGCCGTTCGTGTGCCGAGTGCCTGCAGATGCAGGAGCGGTTGGCACGAGGCGCCTCCACCGGTGCCTGCTCGATGAACTGTGCCTACGGTCTGACGGAGTTGGCGGTTCCGGTCAAGCTGGGCGCGGAGACCATCGGTTTTCTCCAAACCGGAAAAGTCCTGAAGCAAAAGCCCACCGACGCCGCCTTTGACCGGGCGATGTCCAATGCCGAAGGTCTGGGAATCGAGCTCGAAAAGTCCCGCGCTCGCCAGGCCTATTTCAAATCCCCCATTGTAAACCCCAAGAAACTCGAATCGATTGCGGGATTGCTCTCGATCTTCGCCGATCATCTCTCGATGAAAAGCAATCAGATTGCGGTGCAACAGGCCAATGCCGAGCCTCCCGTGATTACCAAAGCCAAGCGATACATCGAAGAGCATCATGCCGAGGACCTTTCGCTTGGCCAAGTTGCGGCGGCGGTGCACACGAGCCTGTTCTACTTCTGCAAATTGTTTCGCAAGGCCACCGGGGTCAATTTTACGGAGTTTGTCTCGCGGGTTCGCATCGAGAAGGCAAAGAATCTTCTTTTGAACCCCAACTTGCGGGTCAGCAAGATTGCCTACGAAGTCGGATTTCAGTCTCTCACGCATTTCAACCGCGTCTTCAAGAAGCTCACAGGGGAATCACCGACGGAGTATCGAAACCGGCTGCCCAAGGCCGCTTGA
- a CDS encoding MoxR family ATPase — protein sequence MNTGISAINAEVQTASAFVQPLLAELNQVVIGQKYLIERLLIGLLSNGHVLLEGVPGLAKTLSVKSLASCIHAKFSRLQFTPDMLPADILGTQIYTPQAGGFTTRKGPIFANFVLADEINRAPAKVQSALLEAMQEKQVTLGETTYPLEEPFLVLATQNPIEQEGTYPLPEAQVDRFMLKLRIGYPSRAEERQILDLMARTSGLPSTRRIIEPAQILHARQVLNDIYIDDKVKDYIVDLVCATREPESYRIDLKGLIQMGASPRATIALTLAGKAHAFLKARGYVTPQDIKSVAMDVLRHRVSITYEAEAEEKTGETIVQKILDELPVP from the coding sequence ATGAATACCGGTATTAGCGCCATCAACGCGGAAGTGCAGACCGCCAGCGCCTTCGTGCAGCCTTTGCTGGCAGAACTGAACCAGGTCGTGATCGGACAGAAGTATTTGATCGAGCGTTTGCTCATCGGGCTCTTGTCCAACGGACACGTCCTGCTCGAGGGCGTCCCCGGCCTCGCCAAAACCCTTTCCGTCAAATCGCTCGCGAGCTGCATCCACGCCAAGTTCTCCCGATTGCAGTTCACCCCGGATATGCTCCCGGCCGACATCCTGGGCACGCAAATCTACACACCCCAGGCAGGCGGGTTCACCACCCGGAAAGGTCCGATCTTCGCGAACTTCGTGCTGGCGGACGAAATCAATCGGGCGCCCGCCAAAGTCCAGAGCGCGCTCCTGGAAGCCATGCAGGAAAAGCAGGTCACCTTGGGCGAAACCACGTATCCGCTCGAAGAACCTTTCCTGGTTCTGGCGACGCAAAACCCCATCGAGCAAGAAGGCACGTATCCCCTGCCCGAAGCCCAGGTCGATCGTTTCATGTTGAAACTCCGCATCGGTTATCCCAGCCGGGCCGAGGAGAGGCAGATCCTGGATTTGATGGCCAGGACCTCGGGGCTGCCCTCCACGCGCCGCATCATCGAGCCCGCTCAGATTTTGCATGCCCGGCAAGTGCTCAACGACATTTACATCGACGACAAAGTGAAGGACTACATCGTCGATTTAGTTTGCGCCACCCGCGAACCGGAGTCCTATCGGATCGACTTGAAGGGATTGATCCAGATGGGCGCCTCACCGCGCGCGACCATCGCCCTGACCCTGGCCGGCAAAGCGCACGCCTTCCTCAAAGCCCGCGGCTATGTCACCCCGCAGGATATCAAGAGCGTGGCCATGGACGTCCTGCGGCACCGGGTCAGCATCACCTACGAAGCGGAGGCCGAGGAGAAAACCGGCGAGACCATCGTGCAGAAGATCCTGGACGAACTGCCTGTTCCTTGA
- a CDS encoding DUF58 domain-containing protein produces the protein MIPRELLRKIRQIELKTNRLVTESLAGQYHSVFKGQGMNFDEVREYQPGDDVRTIDWNVTARMNHPFVKKFAEERELTLMLLVDLSASGLFGSVSQSKRELAAEIASVLAFSATRNNDKVGLILFTEEVEQFIPPRKGRRHVLRVIRDILCFEPKRRGTDMNSALEFLSRVTRHRAIAILLSDFLGESAPNRSRMEAHLRRKSVLSSTLAQASFTALRQANRRHDVVAIQTLDRFEHELPALGRLILKDAETGEVVEVDTGDPRKRQAFMERRDRSQAELTKLLRSARVDFVQVRTDRPYELELARFFDLREKRRQRG, from the coding sequence ATGATTCCCCGCGAACTCCTGCGCAAAATCCGGCAGATTGAACTGAAGACCAACCGGCTCGTGACCGAGTCGCTGGCGGGCCAGTATCACAGCGTCTTCAAGGGCCAGGGCATGAACTTCGACGAGGTTCGCGAATACCAGCCCGGCGACGACGTGCGCACCATCGATTGGAACGTCACCGCCCGCATGAACCACCCGTTCGTCAAAAAATTCGCGGAGGAACGGGAACTGACTCTCATGCTGCTCGTGGACTTGAGCGCGTCCGGCCTCTTCGGTTCCGTGAGCCAGTCTAAACGCGAACTCGCGGCCGAAATCGCCTCGGTGCTGGCGTTCTCCGCCACCCGGAACAACGACAAGGTCGGCCTCATCCTGTTCACGGAGGAAGTCGAGCAGTTCATTCCGCCGCGGAAAGGGCGCCGACACGTGCTCCGGGTCATTCGCGACATTCTTTGTTTTGAACCGAAAAGGCGGGGTACGGACATGAACTCCGCGCTGGAGTTTCTTTCCCGGGTGACCCGCCACCGGGCCATCGCCATCCTGCTTTCCGATTTCTTGGGCGAGTCCGCCCCCAACCGTTCGCGCATGGAAGCGCATCTGCGGCGCAAGTCGGTGTTGTCGAGCACCCTCGCGCAAGCGTCCTTCACGGCCCTGCGGCAGGCCAATCGCCGCCACGACGTGGTCGCCATTCAAACCCTGGACCGCTTCGAACACGAACTGCCGGCGCTGGGCCGACTGATCCTGAAAGACGCGGAAACCGGCGAGGTGGTGGAAGTGGACACCGGCGATCCGCGCAAGCGGCAGGCTTTCATGGAGCGGCGGGACAGGTCCCAGGCCGAACTGACCAAGCTGCTTCGTTCGGCGCGCGTGGATTTCGTGCAAGTGCGCACCGACCGGCCCTACGAGCTCGAGCTGGCGCGCTTCTTCGATTTGCGCGAGAAGCGACGGCAACGCGGATAA
- a CDS encoding PAS domain S-box protein, translated as MAAVCEVEYLRRSLDAHAIVAVTDARGRITYVNEKFCELSKYSESELMGRDHRVIHSGFHSKEFFRNLWATISQGNVWKGEIRNRAKDGSHYWVATTISPFMLPSGKPGQYVSIRTDITALKRLEHELLSLNDRVQSRIGRDLHDGLGQRLTALELFAQGLMQDVRSRAPDLEASAKLLSVHLREAVAQTRLLSHGLAPISLDDQGLLVALRELAEGTTALTRVRFTFEGESAPKLVGDTAATHLYRIAQEAVNNALKHGHPSWIKIRLRSLDSGWLLSVEDNGTGFSTPHETAPGLGLRMMRYRASTMGASLSFQSTPGKGTCVQCQWTHSV; from the coding sequence ATGGCCGCGGTCTGCGAGGTCGAATATCTGCGGCGATCTCTTGATGCTCACGCCATCGTGGCGGTGACGGATGCCCGGGGCCGTATCACCTACGTCAATGAGAAGTTTTGCGAGCTCTCGAAGTATTCGGAGTCGGAGTTGATGGGGCGGGATCATCGTGTCATCCATTCGGGGTTCCATTCCAAAGAGTTTTTTCGAAATTTGTGGGCTACCATTTCCCAGGGCAACGTTTGGAAAGGCGAGATTCGCAACCGCGCCAAGGACGGAAGTCACTACTGGGTCGCGACCACGATTTCCCCCTTCATGCTTCCGAGCGGAAAGCCTGGCCAGTACGTTTCCATTCGCACCGACATCACGGCGTTGAAGCGGCTCGAACACGAGCTCTTGAGCCTGAACGACCGGGTGCAAAGTCGAATCGGACGCGACCTGCACGACGGACTGGGCCAGCGATTGACCGCGTTGGAACTGTTTGCCCAGGGCTTGATGCAGGACGTTCGCTCCCGCGCTCCGGATTTGGAAGCTTCAGCCAAGTTGTTGTCCGTGCATCTGAGGGAAGCGGTGGCCCAAACCAGGTTGCTCTCGCACGGGTTGGCGCCGATTTCACTCGACGATCAAGGTTTGTTGGTTGCTTTGCGCGAGCTCGCGGAAGGCACCACCGCGCTCACCCGTGTTCGCTTCACCTTTGAGGGGGAATCCGCCCCCAAACTCGTCGGCGACACCGCCGCGACCCATCTCTACCGCATCGCGCAGGAAGCGGTGAACAATGCCTTGAAGCATGGGCATCCCTCCTGGATCAAGATTCGCCTTCGCTCTCTTGACTCGGGTTGGCTGCTGTCCGTGGAGGACAACGGAACGGGGTTCTCCACCCCTCACGAGACCGCACCGGGATTGGGGTTGCGCATGATGCGGTATCGGGCCTCTACCATGGGCGCTTCGCTCTCCTTTCAAAGCACTCCAGGCAAGGGAACCTGCGTCCAATGCCAGTGGACTCATTCCGTTTGA
- a CDS encoding D-tyrosyl-tRNA(Tyr) deacylase, which translates to MRVVIQRVSESSVFIDGKVHARIDRGLLVLVGIETGDTEADLPWICGKIARLRVFPDAEGVMNLNVAEVSGELMVVSQFTLHASTHKGNRPSYTRAAHPDLALPLYQRFVEALGRESARPVQSGVFGADMKIHLVNDGPVTLIMDSRLRE; encoded by the coding sequence ATGCGCGTTGTGATCCAGCGGGTGTCCGAATCCTCCGTCTTCATCGACGGCAAGGTCCACGCCCGCATCGATCGCGGTCTTCTCGTCCTGGTGGGAATTGAAACGGGGGACACGGAAGCGGATCTCCCCTGGATCTGCGGGAAAATCGCGCGGCTGCGTGTTTTTCCCGACGCGGAGGGCGTGATGAATCTGAATGTGGCGGAGGTCAGCGGGGAGTTGATGGTGGTCAGCCAATTCACCCTCCACGCCAGCACACACAAAGGGAACCGGCCTTCCTACACGCGGGCGGCGCATCCGGACCTCGCCCTCCCCCTTTACCAACGATTCGTGGAGGCCTTGGGCCGCGAAAGCGCCCGGCCGGTTCAGTCGGGCGTGTTCGGGGCGGACATGAAGATCCACCTCGTCAACGACGGCCCCGTCACCCTCATCATGGACTCCAGACTCAGGGAATAG
- a CDS encoding response regulator transcription factor: MLVDDHPLMRAGLVQLIQRQKDFEVACECSGPAEALSALSHCHPDLLLTDLTMPGRSGVEFIKDVLALNPSLRILVVSMRDEMVYAERVLRAGARGYLMKEAGGEKLLESMRRVLSGQIAVSERLSARLLEQMTGGRPRGSDSPIQRLSDREFEVFQWIGRGLGTQDIARQLHLSPKTVDVHRGHIKEKLGLRSGPELMRHAVRWVESEQEGG, translated from the coding sequence ATGCTGGTGGACGATCATCCACTCATGCGAGCCGGACTCGTGCAGTTGATTCAGAGGCAGAAGGACTTTGAAGTCGCCTGCGAGTGCAGTGGACCTGCGGAGGCTTTGTCCGCGTTGTCGCATTGCCATCCGGACCTTTTATTGACGGACCTCACGATGCCCGGGCGGAGCGGAGTCGAGTTCATCAAGGATGTGCTGGCCTTGAACCCATCGCTTCGGATCCTGGTGGTTTCGATGCGCGACGAGATGGTTTATGCGGAGCGAGTGTTGCGGGCGGGCGCTCGGGGTTACTTGATGAAAGAGGCGGGCGGGGAAAAGCTCCTGGAATCGATGCGGCGCGTCTTGTCAGGCCAGATCGCCGTGAGCGAGCGGCTCTCCGCGCGGCTGCTCGAGCAGATGACGGGGGGGCGGCCCCGTGGTTCAGACTCACCGATTCAGAGGCTTTCCGACCGCGAATTCGAGGTATTTCAATGGATCGGGAGGGGATTGGGAACCCAAGACATCGCCCGACAACTGCATCTCAGTCCCAAAACGGTGGATGTTCACCGGGGACACATCAAAGAGAAGCTGGGCCTCCGAAGCGGACCCGAGCTGATGCGGCACGCCGTTCGTTGGGTGGAATCGGAGCAGGAGGGCGGTTAG
- a CDS encoding DUF2088 domain-containing protein: MSIAPFPLDELRWFRATQSFPRPRLQDLEGTVAREWSNLQPPLPRGGSVAIAVGSRGIAQLDSMVKATVDFLKANGNSPFIVPAMGSHGGATAEGQAQVLASYGITPETMGCPVISSMDTHRLQEHPGAPAVFIDLAAWKADGIVLINRVKPHTDFHGRWESGLVKMAVIGLGKKNQASEVHRHGVRGLRELIPDAFQQILGTGKLWAGLAVVENAYDETAHVEVLPAGRFSSRESELLELARGNMPRLPFDDLDVLIVDRVGKDISGSGMDTNIIGRIRISGEVEPEAPRIRSIMVSRLTEATHGNATGLGLADVITQGLFDEIDFVTTYANIVTSGFLERGKIPVVAKNDREALEIALRAAVPFSSETATIIRIRDTLHCHEMMVSAAAAQRMQDLSLGSVQENSLPLFDPAGSLCPWT, from the coding sequence GTGAGCATCGCGCCTTTTCCTCTCGATGAACTTCGATGGTTTCGCGCGACCCAGTCTTTCCCTCGTCCCCGGCTTCAGGACCTCGAAGGGACGGTCGCAAGAGAATGGTCCAACCTTCAACCACCCCTTCCGCGCGGCGGCTCCGTGGCGATTGCGGTCGGAAGCCGTGGCATCGCTCAACTCGACTCCATGGTCAAAGCCACGGTTGACTTCCTCAAAGCCAATGGAAACTCGCCCTTCATCGTTCCCGCCATGGGGAGTCACGGAGGCGCCACCGCGGAAGGACAGGCCCAAGTCCTCGCCTCCTATGGCATCACCCCCGAGACGATGGGTTGTCCCGTCATTTCCTCCATGGACACGCATCGGCTCCAGGAGCATCCCGGGGCTCCGGCGGTGTTCATCGACCTCGCCGCATGGAAAGCGGATGGCATTGTCCTGATCAACCGGGTCAAGCCTCATACTGATTTTCACGGTCGATGGGAAAGCGGGCTGGTCAAAATGGCCGTCATCGGTCTCGGGAAGAAGAACCAAGCCAGCGAAGTTCACCGGCACGGTGTGCGGGGCTTGCGTGAACTCATTCCCGACGCCTTCCAGCAGATTCTCGGGACGGGCAAACTTTGGGCTGGGCTGGCGGTCGTGGAAAACGCTTATGACGAAACGGCCCACGTCGAAGTCCTGCCCGCCGGGCGATTCAGCTCGAGGGAATCCGAACTGCTCGAGCTGGCGCGAGGCAACATGCCCCGGTTGCCCTTCGATGATCTGGACGTGCTGATCGTGGACCGCGTGGGCAAGGACATCAGCGGTTCAGGCATGGACACGAACATCATCGGACGGATCCGAATCAGCGGAGAAGTCGAACCCGAAGCCCCGCGCATTCGTTCCATCATGGTGAGCCGGCTCACCGAGGCCACGCACGGCAATGCTACCGGGCTGGGATTGGCTGATGTGATCACGCAGGGACTGTTCGACGAAATTGATTTCGTCACCACCTACGCCAACATCGTCACCAGCGGCTTTCTCGAAAGGGGCAAGATTCCAGTGGTGGCCAAAAACGATCGGGAAGCCCTGGAAATCGCCCTTCGCGCAGCCGTTCCTTTTTCCTCGGAAACAGCCACGATCATCCGGATTCGGGACACGCTCCATTGCCACGAGATGATGGTCTCCGCCGCCGCGGCTCAGCGCATGCAGGACCTGTCTCTCGGAAGCGTTCAGGAAAACAGCCTTCCTTTGTTCGACCCGGCGGGGAGTCTGTGTCCTTGGACCTGA